The Scomber japonicus isolate fScoJap1 chromosome 13, fScoJap1.pri, whole genome shotgun sequence genome includes a window with the following:
- the LOC128371274 gene encoding protein sprouty homolog 3 has protein sequence MDPAHSFRMDGLDLQQVPVLSLDQIRAIRANNDYVERPVIPEPASQSVFFYPHDDRHGIYPHHPQTSLHSAMPRSQSQQQHAHLSHLSRSSTISSSISRTSATSDQRLLAGLTPSHSGLGSVVRSQPKGELKPDASLSKGLTEEEAELGLHLFICEQCGRCKCQECCAPRRLPSCWACGQRCLCSAESAVEYGTCLCCVKGLFYHCSAQDDEDNCADRPCSCAPAHACARWGTMGLLSLCLPCLCCYPPARLCLALCQCAHDRATRPGCRCSNTNTVCRKISASNPNPGHPSLRSKALEKPL, from the coding sequence ATGGACCCTGCTCATTCCTTCAGGATGGACGGGCTGGACCTCCAGCAGGTCCCAGTGCTGTCACTCGACCAGATCCGTGCCATCCGGGCCAACAATGACTATGTGGAGCGGCCCGTGATACCGGAACCCGCATCCcagtctgtatttttttatccTCATGATGACCGTCATGGAATATACCCTCACCACCCCCAGACTTCCCTCCACTCTGCCATGCCCCGCAGCCAAAGTCAGCAGCAGCATGCACACCTGTCCCACCTGAGCCGTTCCAGTACCATAAGCTCCTCCATTTCTCGGACCAGTGCCACCTCAGACCAGAGGCTACTGGCAGGTCTGACACCATCTCACTCTGGCTTAGGTTCGGTGGTTCGTTCTCAACCTAAAGGAGAACTCAAGCCCGATGCCTCCCTGAGTAAAGGCCTcacagaggaggaggctgaGCTGGGCCTTCATCTGTTCATCTGTGAGCAGTGTGGTCGCTGTAAGTGCCAAGAGTGCTGTGCCCCACGTCGCCTGCCTTCCTGCTGGGCCTGTGGACAGCGCTGTCTGTGCTCCGCTGAGAGTGCCGTGGAGTATGGCACCTGCCTGTGCTGTGTTAAAGGTCTGTTCTACCACTGTTCCGCCCAGGATGACGAGGATAACTGCGCTGACCGGCCATGCTCCTGTGCTCCAGCCCATGCCTGTGCCCGCTGGGGCACCATGGGGCTATTGTCACTCTGCCTGCCCTGCCTCTGCTGCTACCCCCCTGCCAGGCTGTGCCTTGCCCTGTGCCAGTGTGCCCATGACCGTGCCACGCGTCCCGGCTGCAGGTGCAGCAACACCAACACTGTGTGCCGCAAGATCTCTGCCTCCAACCCCAACCCTGGTCACCCCTCGCTCCGCAGCAAGGCCCTGGAGAAGCCGTTATGA